The Salmo salar chromosome ssa06, Ssal_v3.1, whole genome shotgun sequence genome window below encodes:
- the LOC106607176 gene encoding histone deacetylase 5 isoform X1, whose amino-acid sequence MLLRPTVPGLCAMLQTIYETESCFSSDAVSSRAQPLELLPQSQVSDMPSAAVEVKTTLPSGMQSPVGGSEQGVGGGGGPVDLRTDPRLGPLGGGGGGVDPAMREQQLQHELLLLKQQQELQKQLLFAEFQKQHEVLTRQHEVQLQEHLKASLQQQQEILAAKRQQELEQKRKLEQQRHEELEKQRLEQQLLMLRNKEKGKESAIASTEVKLKLQEFLLSKKEPGPPGGLNHSFPQKCWGAHHTSLGPNSPPQSNTPGTPPSYKLPPLLGSYEGRDDFPLRKTASEPNLKVRSRLKQKVAERRSSPLLRRKDGTVISTFKKRAIEISVSSMCSSAPGSGPSSPNSSNSAIAENGSSGSVPNIHAEQLRSLHQTLNADGTVSPLSLYTSPSLPNISLGLPANSHLTANQKLLQEAERQAIQTMRQGGALTGKFVSTSSLPASCLPPGMQHDLDSTQAPNSHSSHSSLLQHVLLLEQARQQSALLSVPMYGQSPLVTGERVSNSMRTVNKLPRHRPLSRTQSAPLPQSPQALQQLVMQQQHQQFLEKQKQYQLNKILSKGVELPRQPPTHPEETEEELTETQEMQEEWAGSERLGEGRPQEQRLQKEESGETSPPSERLLTPLKGESTESDLEEEDDEDEAIELRECDEEGVPYGQHHLQQLNVFQASLSISGMPHRPLGRAQSSPATASIKGAPMGEVPIKHLFTTGLVYDTFMLKHQCMCGNTHIHPEHAGRIQSVWSRLQETGLLGRCERIRGRKATLDEIQTVHSEYHTLLYGTSPLNRQKLDSKKLLGPISQKMYAVLPCGGIGVDSDTVWNEMHSSGAVRMAVGCVIELAFKVAAGELKNGFAVVRPPGHHAEESTAMGFCFFNSVAITAKLLQQKLGVSKILIVDWDIHHGNGTQQAFYNDPNVLYISMHRYDDGNFFPGSGAPEEVGVGPGVGFNTNIAWTGGVEPPMGDVEYLTAFRTVVMPIANEFSPDVVLVSAGFDAVEGHQSPLGGYNVTAKCFGHLTKQLMKLAGGRVVLALEGGHDLTAICDASESCVAALLGDELDPLPQAVLQQKPCPKAAASLERVIEIQSKHWSSLQRLAPTVGQSLMDAQRREKDEADTVTAMASLTVDTEQAAASTVSTETSRSTEEPMEEEPVL is encoded by the exons CTGTGGAGGTGAAGACAACTCTCCCCTCGGGGATGCAGAGCCCTGTGGGCGGCAGTGAGCAGGGTGTTGGCGGTGGCGGCGGTCCCGTGGACCTGAGGACAGATCCCAGGCTGGGACCCCTGggcggaggaggtggaggggtggacCCAGCCATGAGGGAGCAGCAACTGCAGCATGAACTGCTCCTCCTCAAGCAGCAGCAGGAGCTTCAGAAACAACTTCTCTTCGCTGAGTTCCAGAAGCAGCATGAGGTGCTGACACGCCAGCATGAGGTTCAGCTGCAGGAGCACCTGAAG GCgtccctgcagcagcagcaggagatcCTGGCGGCCAAACGGCAGCAGGAGTTGGAGCAGAAGAGGAAGCTGGAGCAGCAGAGGCATGAGGAGCTGGAGAAACAGAGGCTGGAGCAGCAGCTCCTCATGCTACGCAACAAAGAGAAGGGCAAAGAGA GTGCCATTGCCAGTACAGAGGTGAAGCTGAAGCTCCAGGAGTTCCTCCTGAGCAAAAAAGAGCCTGGCCCACCTGGCGGACTAAACCATTCCTTCCCCCAGAAATGCTG GGGGGCCCACCACACCTCTCTGGGCCCCAACTCCCCTCCTCAGAGTAACACTCCGGGAACGCCGCCCTCCTACAAACTACCCCCGCTACTGGGGTCCTACGAGGGCAGGGACGATTTCCCTCTCCGGAAGACTG CCTCTGAGCCCAATCTGAAGGTGCGTTCGCGGTTAAAACAGAAGGTAGCTGAGAGGCGGAGCAGTCCTCTGCTCAGGAGGAAGGACGGGACAGTGATAAGCACCTTCAAAAAGAGAGCCATCGAGATCTCTG TGTCCTCCATGTGCAGCAGTGCCCCTGGCTCCGGGCCCAGCTCGCCCAACAGCTCCAACAGCGCCATCGCAGAGAACGGCTCCAGCGGCTCTGTCCCCAACATCCATGCAGAG CAGCTGCGGTCCCTCCACCAGACCCTTAACGCCGATGGGACAGTCAGTCCGCTGAGCCTCTACACATCCCCCTCGCTGCCCAACATCTCCCTGGGCCTGCCAGCCAACTCGCACCTCACC GCCAATCAGAAGCTGTTGCAGGAGGCGGAGAGGCAGGCCATCCAGACCATGCGTCAGGGCGGGGCTCTGACGGGCAAGTTTGTCAGCACCTCGTCCCTGCCGGCATCATGCCTGCCACCTGGGATGCAACACGACTTAGACTCCACCCAGGCCCCCAACAGCCACAGCAGTCACTCCTCCCTACTGCAACACGTCCTCCTGCTGGAGCAGGCCCGCCAGCAGAGtgccctcctctcag TCCCCATGTACGGTCAGTCGCCGTTGGTGACGGGGGAGCGGGTGTCCAACAGTATGCGCACGGTGAACAAGCTACCACGCCACCGGCCCCTGAGCCGCACACAGTCTGCACCCCTCCCCCAGAGCCCCCAGGCCCTGCAGCAGCTCGTcatgcagcagcagcaccagcaattCCTGGAGAAGCAGAAGCAGTACCAGCTCAACAAG ATTCTGTCAAAAGGGGTGGAGCTTCCTCGCCAACCGCCCACCCACCCcgaggagacggaggaggagctcacagagacacaggagaTGCAGGAGGAGTGGGCGGGGTCTGAGCGTCTGGGGGAGGGGCGTCCTCAGGAGCAGAGGCTCCAGAAGGAAGAGTCAGGGGAGACGTCGCCCCCTTCAGAACGCCTGCTGACCCCCCTGAAGGGCGAGAGCACAGAGAGCGAcctggaggaagaggatgatgaagACGAGGCAATCGAGCTGAGGGAGTGTGATGAGGAGGGCGTACCTTACGGCCAA CATCACCTGCAACAGCTCAATGTGTTCCAGGCGTCCCTGTCCATTTCGGGCATGCCCCACAGACCTCTGGGAAGGGCCCAGTCCTCCCCTGCCACTGCCAGCATCAAGGGGGCTCCCATGGGTGAGGTCCCCATCAAGCACCTCTTCACTACAG GGTTGGTGTACGACACCTTTATGCTGAAGCACCAGTGTATGTGTGGGAACACGCACATCCACCCAGAGCACGCCGGCCGCATCCAGAGTGTGTGGTCCCGGCTGCAGGAGACTGGGCTGCTGGGCCGCTGTGAG AGGATTCGGGGGAGGAAGGCCACGTTGGACGAGATCCAGACTGTGCATTCAGAATACCACACCCTGCTGTACGGCACCAGTCCCCTCAACAGACAGAAACTAGACAGCAAGAAGCTCTTAG GTCCAATCAGTCAGAAGATGTATGCTGTGTTGCCCTGTGGAGGCATTGGG GTGGACAGTGACACTGTGTGGAACGAGATGCACTCCTCTGGCGCTGTCCGAATGGCTGTTGGCTGCGTCATCGAGCTGGCTTTCAAAGTGGCCGCCGGGGAACTGAAG aACGGTTTTGCCGTGGTGCGTCCACCAGGCCATCACGCTGAGGAATCCACTGCCAT GGGCTTCTGCTTCTTCAACTCAGTGGCCATCACAGCCAAGCTGCTACAGCAGAAACTAGGAGTGAGCAAGATCCTCATCGTGGACTGG GATATTCACCATGGTAACGGGACACAGCAGGCTTTTTACAACGACCCCAACGTACTTTACATTTCCATGCATCGCTACGACGATGGAAACTTCTTCCCCGGCAGTGGGGCTCCTGAAGAGGTGGGGGTTGGACCTGGTGTTGGCTTCAACACAAACATCGCTTGGACAGGGGGCGTAGAACCGCCCATGGGTGACGTGGAGTACCTGACTGCCTTCAG GACGGTGGTGATGCCTATAGCCAACGAGTTCTCCCCTGACGTGGTCCTAGTGTCTGCTGGGTTTGATGCCGTGGAGGGCCACCAGTCCCCTCTGGGAGGATACAACGTCACTGCTAAAT GTTTCGGCCACCTCACCAAGCAGCTGATGAAGCTGGCGGGGGGACGTGTGGTCCTGGCGCTGGAAGGAGGTCACGACCTCACGGCCATCTGTGACGCCTCCGAGTCCTGCGTGGCGGCCCTGCTCGGCGATGAG TTGGACCCCCTGCCACAGGCTGTCCTGCAACAGAAGCCCTGTCCAAAAGCTGCTGCCTCTCTGGAGAGGGTCATCGAGATACAGA gtaAACACTGGAGCTCTCTCCAAAGGTTGGCTCCCACGGTGGGCCAGTCCTTAATGGATGCCCAGCGGAGAGAGAAGGACGAGGCCGACACGGTCACCGCCATGGCATCGCTTACCGTGGATACTGAGCAGGCCGCCGCTTCCACCGTCTCCACGGAGACCAGCAG GTCTACAGAAGAGCCAATGGAAGAGGAGCCTGTCTTGTAG
- the LOC106607176 gene encoding histone deacetylase 5 isoform X3, protein MLLRPTVPGLCAMLQTIYETESCFSSDAVSSRAQPLELLPQSQVSDMPSAAVEVKTTLPSGMQSPVGGSEQGVGGGGGPVDLRTDPRLGPLGGGGGGVDPAMREQQLQHELLLLKQQQELQKQLLFAEFQKQHEVLTRQHEVQLQEHLKQQQEILAAKRQQELEQKRKLEQQRHEELEKQRLEQQLLMLRNKEKGKESAIASTEVKLKLQEFLLSKKEPGPPGGLNHSFPQKCWGAHHTSLGPNSPPQSNTPGTPPSYKLPPLLGSYEGRDDFPLRKTASEPNLKVRSRLKQKVAERRSSPLLRRKDGTVISTFKKRAIEISVSSMCSSAPGSGPSSPNSSNSAIAENGSSGSVPNIHAEQLRSLHQTLNADGTVSPLSLYTSPSLPNISLGLPANSHLTANQKLLQEAERQAIQTMRQGGALTGKFVSTSSLPASCLPPGMQHDLDSTQAPNSHSSHSSLLQHVLLLEQARQQSALLSVPMYGQSPLVTGERVSNSMRTVNKLPRHRPLSRTQSAPLPQSPQALQQLVMQQQHQQFLEKQKQYQLNKILSKGVELPRQPPTHPEETEEELTETQEMQEEWAGSERLGEGRPQEQRLQKEESGETSPPSERLLTPLKGESTESDLEEEDDEDEAIELRECDEEGVPYGQHHLQQLNVFQASLSISGMPHRPLGRAQSSPATASIKGAPMGEVPIKHLFTTGLVYDTFMLKHQCMCGNTHIHPEHAGRIQSVWSRLQETGLLGRCERIRGRKATLDEIQTVHSEYHTLLYGTSPLNRQKLDSKKLLGPISQKMYAVLPCGGIGVDSDTVWNEMHSSGAVRMAVGCVIELAFKVAAGELKNGFAVVRPPGHHAEESTAMGFCFFNSVAITAKLLQQKLGVSKILIVDWDIHHGNGTQQAFYNDPNVLYISMHRYDDGNFFPGSGAPEEVGVGPGVGFNTNIAWTGGVEPPMGDVEYLTAFRTVVMPIANEFSPDVVLVSAGFDAVEGHQSPLGGYNVTAKCFGHLTKQLMKLAGGRVVLALEGGHDLTAICDASESCVAALLGDELDPLPQAVLQQKPCPKAAASLERVIEIQSKHWSSLQRLAPTVGQSLMDAQRREKDEADTVTAMASLTVDTEQAAASTVSTETSRSTEEPMEEEPVL, encoded by the exons CTGTGGAGGTGAAGACAACTCTCCCCTCGGGGATGCAGAGCCCTGTGGGCGGCAGTGAGCAGGGTGTTGGCGGTGGCGGCGGTCCCGTGGACCTGAGGACAGATCCCAGGCTGGGACCCCTGggcggaggaggtggaggggtggacCCAGCCATGAGGGAGCAGCAACTGCAGCATGAACTGCTCCTCCTCAAGCAGCAGCAGGAGCTTCAGAAACAACTTCTCTTCGCTGAGTTCCAGAAGCAGCATGAGGTGCTGACACGCCAGCATGAGGTTCAGCTGCAGGAGCACCTGAAG cagcagcaggagatcCTGGCGGCCAAACGGCAGCAGGAGTTGGAGCAGAAGAGGAAGCTGGAGCAGCAGAGGCATGAGGAGCTGGAGAAACAGAGGCTGGAGCAGCAGCTCCTCATGCTACGCAACAAAGAGAAGGGCAAAGAGA GTGCCATTGCCAGTACAGAGGTGAAGCTGAAGCTCCAGGAGTTCCTCCTGAGCAAAAAAGAGCCTGGCCCACCTGGCGGACTAAACCATTCCTTCCCCCAGAAATGCTG GGGGGCCCACCACACCTCTCTGGGCCCCAACTCCCCTCCTCAGAGTAACACTCCGGGAACGCCGCCCTCCTACAAACTACCCCCGCTACTGGGGTCCTACGAGGGCAGGGACGATTTCCCTCTCCGGAAGACTG CCTCTGAGCCCAATCTGAAGGTGCGTTCGCGGTTAAAACAGAAGGTAGCTGAGAGGCGGAGCAGTCCTCTGCTCAGGAGGAAGGACGGGACAGTGATAAGCACCTTCAAAAAGAGAGCCATCGAGATCTCTG TGTCCTCCATGTGCAGCAGTGCCCCTGGCTCCGGGCCCAGCTCGCCCAACAGCTCCAACAGCGCCATCGCAGAGAACGGCTCCAGCGGCTCTGTCCCCAACATCCATGCAGAG CAGCTGCGGTCCCTCCACCAGACCCTTAACGCCGATGGGACAGTCAGTCCGCTGAGCCTCTACACATCCCCCTCGCTGCCCAACATCTCCCTGGGCCTGCCAGCCAACTCGCACCTCACC GCCAATCAGAAGCTGTTGCAGGAGGCGGAGAGGCAGGCCATCCAGACCATGCGTCAGGGCGGGGCTCTGACGGGCAAGTTTGTCAGCACCTCGTCCCTGCCGGCATCATGCCTGCCACCTGGGATGCAACACGACTTAGACTCCACCCAGGCCCCCAACAGCCACAGCAGTCACTCCTCCCTACTGCAACACGTCCTCCTGCTGGAGCAGGCCCGCCAGCAGAGtgccctcctctcag TCCCCATGTACGGTCAGTCGCCGTTGGTGACGGGGGAGCGGGTGTCCAACAGTATGCGCACGGTGAACAAGCTACCACGCCACCGGCCCCTGAGCCGCACACAGTCTGCACCCCTCCCCCAGAGCCCCCAGGCCCTGCAGCAGCTCGTcatgcagcagcagcaccagcaattCCTGGAGAAGCAGAAGCAGTACCAGCTCAACAAG ATTCTGTCAAAAGGGGTGGAGCTTCCTCGCCAACCGCCCACCCACCCcgaggagacggaggaggagctcacagagacacaggagaTGCAGGAGGAGTGGGCGGGGTCTGAGCGTCTGGGGGAGGGGCGTCCTCAGGAGCAGAGGCTCCAGAAGGAAGAGTCAGGGGAGACGTCGCCCCCTTCAGAACGCCTGCTGACCCCCCTGAAGGGCGAGAGCACAGAGAGCGAcctggaggaagaggatgatgaagACGAGGCAATCGAGCTGAGGGAGTGTGATGAGGAGGGCGTACCTTACGGCCAA CATCACCTGCAACAGCTCAATGTGTTCCAGGCGTCCCTGTCCATTTCGGGCATGCCCCACAGACCTCTGGGAAGGGCCCAGTCCTCCCCTGCCACTGCCAGCATCAAGGGGGCTCCCATGGGTGAGGTCCCCATCAAGCACCTCTTCACTACAG GGTTGGTGTACGACACCTTTATGCTGAAGCACCAGTGTATGTGTGGGAACACGCACATCCACCCAGAGCACGCCGGCCGCATCCAGAGTGTGTGGTCCCGGCTGCAGGAGACTGGGCTGCTGGGCCGCTGTGAG AGGATTCGGGGGAGGAAGGCCACGTTGGACGAGATCCAGACTGTGCATTCAGAATACCACACCCTGCTGTACGGCACCAGTCCCCTCAACAGACAGAAACTAGACAGCAAGAAGCTCTTAG GTCCAATCAGTCAGAAGATGTATGCTGTGTTGCCCTGTGGAGGCATTGGG GTGGACAGTGACACTGTGTGGAACGAGATGCACTCCTCTGGCGCTGTCCGAATGGCTGTTGGCTGCGTCATCGAGCTGGCTTTCAAAGTGGCCGCCGGGGAACTGAAG aACGGTTTTGCCGTGGTGCGTCCACCAGGCCATCACGCTGAGGAATCCACTGCCAT GGGCTTCTGCTTCTTCAACTCAGTGGCCATCACAGCCAAGCTGCTACAGCAGAAACTAGGAGTGAGCAAGATCCTCATCGTGGACTGG GATATTCACCATGGTAACGGGACACAGCAGGCTTTTTACAACGACCCCAACGTACTTTACATTTCCATGCATCGCTACGACGATGGAAACTTCTTCCCCGGCAGTGGGGCTCCTGAAGAGGTGGGGGTTGGACCTGGTGTTGGCTTCAACACAAACATCGCTTGGACAGGGGGCGTAGAACCGCCCATGGGTGACGTGGAGTACCTGACTGCCTTCAG GACGGTGGTGATGCCTATAGCCAACGAGTTCTCCCCTGACGTGGTCCTAGTGTCTGCTGGGTTTGATGCCGTGGAGGGCCACCAGTCCCCTCTGGGAGGATACAACGTCACTGCTAAAT GTTTCGGCCACCTCACCAAGCAGCTGATGAAGCTGGCGGGGGGACGTGTGGTCCTGGCGCTGGAAGGAGGTCACGACCTCACGGCCATCTGTGACGCCTCCGAGTCCTGCGTGGCGGCCCTGCTCGGCGATGAG TTGGACCCCCTGCCACAGGCTGTCCTGCAACAGAAGCCCTGTCCAAAAGCTGCTGCCTCTCTGGAGAGGGTCATCGAGATACAGA gtaAACACTGGAGCTCTCTCCAAAGGTTGGCTCCCACGGTGGGCCAGTCCTTAATGGATGCCCAGCGGAGAGAGAAGGACGAGGCCGACACGGTCACCGCCATGGCATCGCTTACCGTGGATACTGAGCAGGCCGCCGCTTCCACCGTCTCCACGGAGACCAGCAG GTCTACAGAAGAGCCAATGGAAGAGGAGCCTGTCTTGTAG
- the LOC106607176 gene encoding histone deacetylase 5 isoform X5 gives MLLRPTVPGLCAMLQTIYETESCFSSDAVSSRAQPLELLPQSQVSDMPSAAVEVKTTLPSGMQSPVGGSEQGVGGGGGPVDLRTDPRLGPLGGGGGGVDPAMREQQLQHELLLLKQQQELQKQLLFAEFQKQHEVLTRQHEVQLQEHLKQQEILAAKRQQELEQKRKLEQQRHEELEKQRLEQQLLMLRNKEKGKESAIASTEVKLKLQEFLLSKKEPGPPGGLNHSFPQKCWGAHHTSLGPNSPPQSNTPGTPPSYKLPPLLGSYEGRDDFPLRKTASEPNLKVRSRLKQKVAERRSSPLLRRKDGTVISTFKKRAIEISVSSMCSSAPGSGPSSPNSSNSAIAENGSSGSVPNIHAEQLRSLHQTLNADGTVSPLSLYTSPSLPNISLGLPANSHLTANQKLLQEAERQAIQTMRQGGALTGKFVSTSSLPASCLPPGMQHDLDSTQAPNSHSSHSSLLQHVLLLEQARQQSALLSVPMYGQSPLVTGERVSNSMRTVNKLPRHRPLSRTQSAPLPQSPQALQQLVMQQQHQQFLEKQKQYQLNKILSKGVELPRQPPTHPEETEEELTETQEMQEEWAGSERLGEGRPQEQRLQKEESGETSPPSERLLTPLKGESTESDLEEEDDEDEAIELRECDEEGVPYGQHHLQQLNVFQASLSISGMPHRPLGRAQSSPATASIKGAPMGEVPIKHLFTTGLVYDTFMLKHQCMCGNTHIHPEHAGRIQSVWSRLQETGLLGRCERIRGRKATLDEIQTVHSEYHTLLYGTSPLNRQKLDSKKLLGPISQKMYAVLPCGGIGVDSDTVWNEMHSSGAVRMAVGCVIELAFKVAAGELKNGFAVVRPPGHHAEESTAMGFCFFNSVAITAKLLQQKLGVSKILIVDWDIHHGNGTQQAFYNDPNVLYISMHRYDDGNFFPGSGAPEEVGVGPGVGFNTNIAWTGGVEPPMGDVEYLTAFRTVVMPIANEFSPDVVLVSAGFDAVEGHQSPLGGYNVTAKCFGHLTKQLMKLAGGRVVLALEGGHDLTAICDASESCVAALLGDELDPLPQAVLQQKPCPKAAASLERVIEIQSKHWSSLQRLAPTVGQSLMDAQRREKDEADTVTAMASLTVDTEQAAASTVSTETSRSTEEPMEEEPVL, from the exons CTGTGGAGGTGAAGACAACTCTCCCCTCGGGGATGCAGAGCCCTGTGGGCGGCAGTGAGCAGGGTGTTGGCGGTGGCGGCGGTCCCGTGGACCTGAGGACAGATCCCAGGCTGGGACCCCTGggcggaggaggtggaggggtggacCCAGCCATGAGGGAGCAGCAACTGCAGCATGAACTGCTCCTCCTCAAGCAGCAGCAGGAGCTTCAGAAACAACTTCTCTTCGCTGAGTTCCAGAAGCAGCATGAGGTGCTGACACGCCAGCATGAGGTTCAGCTGCAGGAGCACCTGAAG cagcaggagatcCTGGCGGCCAAACGGCAGCAGGAGTTGGAGCAGAAGAGGAAGCTGGAGCAGCAGAGGCATGAGGAGCTGGAGAAACAGAGGCTGGAGCAGCAGCTCCTCATGCTACGCAACAAAGAGAAGGGCAAAGAGA GTGCCATTGCCAGTACAGAGGTGAAGCTGAAGCTCCAGGAGTTCCTCCTGAGCAAAAAAGAGCCTGGCCCACCTGGCGGACTAAACCATTCCTTCCCCCAGAAATGCTG GGGGGCCCACCACACCTCTCTGGGCCCCAACTCCCCTCCTCAGAGTAACACTCCGGGAACGCCGCCCTCCTACAAACTACCCCCGCTACTGGGGTCCTACGAGGGCAGGGACGATTTCCCTCTCCGGAAGACTG CCTCTGAGCCCAATCTGAAGGTGCGTTCGCGGTTAAAACAGAAGGTAGCTGAGAGGCGGAGCAGTCCTCTGCTCAGGAGGAAGGACGGGACAGTGATAAGCACCTTCAAAAAGAGAGCCATCGAGATCTCTG TGTCCTCCATGTGCAGCAGTGCCCCTGGCTCCGGGCCCAGCTCGCCCAACAGCTCCAACAGCGCCATCGCAGAGAACGGCTCCAGCGGCTCTGTCCCCAACATCCATGCAGAG CAGCTGCGGTCCCTCCACCAGACCCTTAACGCCGATGGGACAGTCAGTCCGCTGAGCCTCTACACATCCCCCTCGCTGCCCAACATCTCCCTGGGCCTGCCAGCCAACTCGCACCTCACC GCCAATCAGAAGCTGTTGCAGGAGGCGGAGAGGCAGGCCATCCAGACCATGCGTCAGGGCGGGGCTCTGACGGGCAAGTTTGTCAGCACCTCGTCCCTGCCGGCATCATGCCTGCCACCTGGGATGCAACACGACTTAGACTCCACCCAGGCCCCCAACAGCCACAGCAGTCACTCCTCCCTACTGCAACACGTCCTCCTGCTGGAGCAGGCCCGCCAGCAGAGtgccctcctctcag TCCCCATGTACGGTCAGTCGCCGTTGGTGACGGGGGAGCGGGTGTCCAACAGTATGCGCACGGTGAACAAGCTACCACGCCACCGGCCCCTGAGCCGCACACAGTCTGCACCCCTCCCCCAGAGCCCCCAGGCCCTGCAGCAGCTCGTcatgcagcagcagcaccagcaattCCTGGAGAAGCAGAAGCAGTACCAGCTCAACAAG ATTCTGTCAAAAGGGGTGGAGCTTCCTCGCCAACCGCCCACCCACCCcgaggagacggaggaggagctcacagagacacaggagaTGCAGGAGGAGTGGGCGGGGTCTGAGCGTCTGGGGGAGGGGCGTCCTCAGGAGCAGAGGCTCCAGAAGGAAGAGTCAGGGGAGACGTCGCCCCCTTCAGAACGCCTGCTGACCCCCCTGAAGGGCGAGAGCACAGAGAGCGAcctggaggaagaggatgatgaagACGAGGCAATCGAGCTGAGGGAGTGTGATGAGGAGGGCGTACCTTACGGCCAA CATCACCTGCAACAGCTCAATGTGTTCCAGGCGTCCCTGTCCATTTCGGGCATGCCCCACAGACCTCTGGGAAGGGCCCAGTCCTCCCCTGCCACTGCCAGCATCAAGGGGGCTCCCATGGGTGAGGTCCCCATCAAGCACCTCTTCACTACAG GGTTGGTGTACGACACCTTTATGCTGAAGCACCAGTGTATGTGTGGGAACACGCACATCCACCCAGAGCACGCCGGCCGCATCCAGAGTGTGTGGTCCCGGCTGCAGGAGACTGGGCTGCTGGGCCGCTGTGAG AGGATTCGGGGGAGGAAGGCCACGTTGGACGAGATCCAGACTGTGCATTCAGAATACCACACCCTGCTGTACGGCACCAGTCCCCTCAACAGACAGAAACTAGACAGCAAGAAGCTCTTAG GTCCAATCAGTCAGAAGATGTATGCTGTGTTGCCCTGTGGAGGCATTGGG GTGGACAGTGACACTGTGTGGAACGAGATGCACTCCTCTGGCGCTGTCCGAATGGCTGTTGGCTGCGTCATCGAGCTGGCTTTCAAAGTGGCCGCCGGGGAACTGAAG aACGGTTTTGCCGTGGTGCGTCCACCAGGCCATCACGCTGAGGAATCCACTGCCAT GGGCTTCTGCTTCTTCAACTCAGTGGCCATCACAGCCAAGCTGCTACAGCAGAAACTAGGAGTGAGCAAGATCCTCATCGTGGACTGG GATATTCACCATGGTAACGGGACACAGCAGGCTTTTTACAACGACCCCAACGTACTTTACATTTCCATGCATCGCTACGACGATGGAAACTTCTTCCCCGGCAGTGGGGCTCCTGAAGAGGTGGGGGTTGGACCTGGTGTTGGCTTCAACACAAACATCGCTTGGACAGGGGGCGTAGAACCGCCCATGGGTGACGTGGAGTACCTGACTGCCTTCAG GACGGTGGTGATGCCTATAGCCAACGAGTTCTCCCCTGACGTGGTCCTAGTGTCTGCTGGGTTTGATGCCGTGGAGGGCCACCAGTCCCCTCTGGGAGGATACAACGTCACTGCTAAAT GTTTCGGCCACCTCACCAAGCAGCTGATGAAGCTGGCGGGGGGACGTGTGGTCCTGGCGCTGGAAGGAGGTCACGACCTCACGGCCATCTGTGACGCCTCCGAGTCCTGCGTGGCGGCCCTGCTCGGCGATGAG TTGGACCCCCTGCCACAGGCTGTCCTGCAACAGAAGCCCTGTCCAAAAGCTGCTGCCTCTCTGGAGAGGGTCATCGAGATACAGA gtaAACACTGGAGCTCTCTCCAAAGGTTGGCTCCCACGGTGGGCCAGTCCTTAATGGATGCCCAGCGGAGAGAGAAGGACGAGGCCGACACGGTCACCGCCATGGCATCGCTTACCGTGGATACTGAGCAGGCCGCCGCTTCCACCGTCTCCACGGAGACCAGCAG GTCTACAGAAGAGCCAATGGAAGAGGAGCCTGTCTTGTAG